A genome region from Nerophis lumbriciformis linkage group LG18, RoL_Nlum_v2.1, whole genome shotgun sequence includes the following:
- the LOC133617990 gene encoding uncharacterized protein isoform X1 produces the protein MKEKPKAPYIKVEDEELEAPHIKVEEEEAETRHIKVEEEAHSISQGREKVPVVGVPVKSEDDQVKEVCKEKLTPPELQKWSSKVEHEEPQPPLIKVEEEETEAPLHIKVEDCISQGLEKFPVIGVPVKGEGEEVKGEREGKSEVETTESEGDHCGRAQAETLSHSTGADDEDLKADKTRFKCSQCDKSFRRRCHQRRHTKTHTGEKPFRCSVCNKCFVRKDECKIHVEKHTGGLSFSCSACGKSFAHRSKLKRHMKTHSGKKPYTCSFCGQEFSAKQTLKTHRRKHTGEKPFSCSICGRGFARNSHLVRHAQIHTEEKPFCCSVCGVGFRRKHYLLQHMRTHTGEKVFSCGVCNAGFSYKYQANNHKCAGAVGGGGKLCDFK, from the exons ATGAAGGAAAAGCCAAAGGCCCCCTACATTAAAGTGGAAGATGAGGAGCTAGAGGCTCCCCACATTAAGGTGGAAGAGGAGGAGGCAGAGACCCGCCACATTAAGGTGGAAGAGGAGGCACACAGCATCAGTCAAGGCCGAGAGAAGGTCCCAGTggttggtgtccctgtgaagagtgaagatgaccaAGTCAAAG AAGTCTGTAAAGAAAAGCTTACCCCCCCTGAGCTGCAAAAGTGGAGCTCAAAAGTGGAGCATGAGGAGCCTCAGCCCCCCCTTATTAAAGTGGAAGAGGAGGAGACAGAGGCCCCCCTCCACATTAAAGTGGAAGACTGCATCAGTCAAGGCCTGGAGAAGTTTCCGGTgattggtgtccctgtgaagggtGAAGGTGAGGAGGTTAAAGGTGAACGTGAGGGAAAGAGCGAGGTGGAGACAACAGAATCTGAGGGAGACCACTGTGGAAGAGCTCAGGCAGAGACCTTGTCGCactctactggcgctgacgacgAAGACTTAAAAGCTGACAAGACTCGCTTCAAATGCTCTCAGTGCGACAAAAGCTTTCGCCGGCGGTGTCATCAGCGAAGACACACGAAAACACACACCGGAGAGAAACCATTTCGCTGTTCAGTGtgcaacaaatgttttgtaaggaaAGACGAGTGTAAGATCCACGTGGAAAAACACACCGGGGGATTATCGTTTTCCTGTTCAgcctgtggtaaaagttttgcgcACAGAAGCAAACTAAAAAGACACATGAAAACGCACTCTGGGAAGAAACCATATACATGTTCATTCTGCGGTCAGGAATTCAGTGCAAAGCAGACCTTGAAAACACACAGAAGaaaacacactggagagaaacccttctcctgttcaatctgcggtagaGGTTTTGCACGGAATTCGCACTTGGTAAGACACGCGCAAATACACACCGAAGAGAAACCTTTTTGCTGTTCAGTCTGCGGTGTGGGCTTCAGAAGAAAACATTATTTGctccaacacatgagaacacacacgggtGAGAAAGTGTTCAGTTGCGGTGTGTGCAATGCAGGGTTCTCTTATAAGTACCAGGCTAACAACCACAAGTGTGCAGGagcagtgggggggggggggaagctgTGTGACTTTAAATAA